A section of the Pseudobacteriovorax antillogorgiicola genome encodes:
- a CDS encoding DUF3419 family protein, whose product MTKSYFASLNYSLANEDASVETQVLPLEQGHVAVVAGSGSRAIPLLSRKPQILSCYDVSQEQLYLCELRVEAVRTLDYADYLEFLGYEPCPPNKRMRLFSRLSLSSDAKAYLHQLFEQHGWHSILYEGRWEKFMLTMNKVVRKFVGSAADELFEQNDLADQQRFIESSFPQNRFRAAVFLLGNSLFYNSILYRGSFPEKNIPDSYYRFYLKVFQRLFSEHYARQNFYLNLLFLGRIGFPCARPPEAQESVYSLAQNTLKDCEVRYKLGCMISQASKIDKPLDYVSLSNVPSYLKPPMEQSFLQALKAGLSEHATVIFRSYIRIPFRLDTQGFECRTQTYQSLLREEQTQMYFIDIYKRLGS is encoded by the coding sequence ATGACCAAGAGTTATTTTGCAAGCTTAAACTATAGCCTTGCAAATGAAGATGCCAGCGTTGAAACTCAAGTCCTCCCCCTAGAGCAAGGTCATGTGGCAGTGGTTGCTGGCTCTGGCAGTCGTGCAATTCCTCTCCTTAGCCGCAAGCCTCAGATCCTTAGTTGTTACGACGTAAGTCAGGAGCAGCTCTATCTCTGCGAACTTAGGGTGGAGGCCGTTCGGACCCTTGATTACGCGGATTATCTTGAATTTCTGGGATACGAGCCTTGTCCCCCAAACAAACGCATGAGGCTTTTTTCAAGGTTGTCCCTTTCCAGTGATGCAAAAGCTTACCTTCATCAACTATTTGAGCAGCACGGGTGGCACTCCATTCTCTACGAAGGTCGCTGGGAAAAGTTCATGTTAACGATGAATAAAGTGGTAAGAAAGTTTGTTGGATCTGCAGCGGATGAACTTTTTGAGCAAAATGATCTCGCTGATCAGCAACGGTTTATAGAAAGTAGTTTCCCGCAAAATCGATTTCGAGCAGCAGTATTTCTTCTAGGGAATAGCCTTTTTTATAATAGCATTCTATATCGGGGTAGCTTCCCTGAAAAGAATATCCCCGATAGCTATTACCGATTCTATTTGAAGGTTTTCCAAAGGCTTTTTTCAGAGCATTATGCAAGGCAAAACTTCTACCTCAACCTCTTATTTCTTGGCCGCATTGGCTTTCCCTGCGCCCGCCCTCCTGAAGCCCAGGAAAGTGTATATTCCTTAGCTCAAAATACTTTGAAAGACTGCGAGGTACGCTACAAGCTCGGTTGCATGATCAGCCAGGCTTCGAAAATTGATAAGCCCTTGGACTATGTATCTCTTTCCAATGTTCCGTCCTACCTGAAACCTCCCATGGAGCAATCGTTCCTTCAGGCCTTAAAAGCAGGGCTTAGCGAGCATGCAACGGTTATCTTTCGTAGTTATATCCGGATTCCATTCCGCCTTGATACCCAAGGTTTCGAATGCCGCACCCAAACTTACCAAAGCTTGCTTCGAGAGGAGCAGACACAAATGTATTTCATCGACATCTATAAGAGGCTTGGCTCATGA